The following coding sequences are from one Culex quinquefasciatus strain JHB chromosome 1, VPISU_Cqui_1.0_pri_paternal, whole genome shotgun sequence window:
- the LOC6053493 gene encoding epimerase family protein SDR39U1, whose protein sequence is MSLKHVVIGGGTGFVGKRLAKCLLADGYEVTTISRMPAIKAMTWHDLEKDGLPEGTSAVVNLAGQNVLDPTRRWTPGFKQNVWNSRINSTAACARAIERATVKPRVFVSISGVSHYAAGPKPNTEDSAPVEHDFMSRLCVEWERAANLGDNSTCRGVRVRSGVVIGREGGMIASLILPFWFGAGGPIGDGSHDLPWIHVDDLCGMIKFAIEKPEVKGVLNGVAPQLITNKDFTKAFASALFRPAFFPLPEFVLNLIFGKERAVLLTKGAKVVPKRVQELGYQYRYPDIQSACKDVARLFPPK, encoded by the exons ATGTCGCTGAAACATGTAGTTATCG gcggTGGAACCGGCTTCGTGGGCAAGCGTCTGGCCAAATGCCTGCTAGCGGACGGCTACGAAGTGACCACCATCTCGCGGATGCCCGCCATCAAGGCCATGACCTGGCACGACCTGGAAAAGGACGGCCTGCCGGAGGGCACGTCGGCCGTTGTCAACCTGGCCGGCCAGAACGTGCTCGATCCGACGCGCCGCTGGACGCCCGGCTTCAAGCAGAACGTGTGGAACTCCCGGATCAACTCGACGGCCGCGTGTGCCCGGGCCATCGAGCGGGCCACCGTGAAGCCGCGCGTTTTCGTCAGTATTTCCGGCGTCAGTCACTACGCGGCAGGTCCGAAGCCAAACACGGAGGACTCGGCACCGGTCGAGCACGACTTCATGTCGCGGCTGTGCGTGGAGTGGGAACGGGCCGCCAACCTGGGGGACAATTCGACCTGCCGAGGAGTGAGGGTGCGCAGCGGAGTGGTGATTGGGCGCGAGGGCGGGATGATTGCGTCGTTGATACTGCCGTTTTGGTTTGGGGCCGGTGGTCCGATTGGGGACGGGAGCCACGATCTGCCCTGGATTCACGTGGATGATTTGTGCGGGATGATCAAGTTTGCGATCGAGAAGCCGGAGGTGAAGGGGGTGCTGAACGGAGTGGCACCGCAGCTGATTACGAATAAGGACTTTACCAAG GCCTTCGCGTCCGCCCTGTTCCGGCCGGCCTTCTTCCCGCTGCCCGAGTTCGTGCTGAACCTGATCTTCGGCAAGGAGCGTGCCGTGCTGCTGACCAAGGGCGCCAAGGTAGTGCCGAAGCGCGTCCAGGAGCTCGGCTACCAGTACCGATACCCGGACATCCAGTCCGCATGCAAGGACGTGGCCCGCCTGTTCCCTCCAAAGTAG
- the LOC6053494 gene encoding LOW QUALITY PROTEIN: NCK-interacting protein with SH3 domain (The sequence of the model RefSeq protein was modified relative to this genomic sequence to represent the inferred CDS: inserted 1 base in 1 codon), whose translation MGDNLLNEAESFEMLKALYDFTAVYPKTISFDEGEYFILHQTSARQRNWWQVVSMKGNIGFVPSNYVMKLKVDPNFLNGFLESSIESLRMSTDKEINGIINREELIDRLVEKQRKIEKMLKFESSDSDSEPVPVKMGNGSVKHLEDYPCNNCTEPVSSHSSGSEPPRSPVAVKHEKLTKKSQSSPAVGVANSVPQFVQESPSMSVLSSKLNQDEPLTPTAQENSVVSEVSETETTNTATTTTTTTTSDEITAISRGDEEIAKTEPTAEPEAQTDHEMEAEITNNDDMTASENEPQPKESSAKEPTSDPDTIAESHNLNDVPLSKIEPQDVYQVVDAIRTNTSLSHEMACVALRVVLSELEPLLPSXIVKHLEPIAVHLTAPLDVPDALLAQTHDAQRLRVIFNGLSECKNDSEQRTWMLHEDEADISRYLSELISILTHADPKICRNEMAVDHYQSVINLVLYYQMETRWSIRKLLLEAFKAMCHLDYTTVDILLGSVLPLEIVQDMISNARNVEKLQELANMLIIVFSIGRRMPINQQEHLRSDFIIFLLNIIETPPDTDVHGVLPDTMINLILSFNLQFDNFTENVVLEAMEQIKTAKTFTEKILVLINREEDPVHTLKHTPAHINPVLKMLVDLFSRPETASIFYSNDQSVLIDILVRQLSDLSAGEPIRKWYLELCRKIVRNTSYADHQHRKQDLMKIFTRIFCEETECSAGDQQIVREIANEFPQIFKA comes from the exons ATGGGTGACAATCTGCTGAACGAAGCTG AGAGCTTCGAGATGCTGAAGGCGCTGTACGACTTTACGGCCGTGTACCCGAAGACGATCAGCTTCGACGAGGGCGAGTACTTTATCCTGCACCAGACGAGTGCCCGCCAGCGGAACTGGTGGCAGGTGGTCAGCATGAAGGGCAACATCGGCTTCGTGCCGTCGAATTATGTCATGAAGCTCAAG GTCGATCCAAACTTCCTCAACGGGTTCCTCGAGTCGAGCATCGAGTCGCTGCGAATGTCAACGGACAAGGAGATCAACGGCATCATCAATCGCGAGGAGCTCATCGATCGACTGGTCGAGAAACAGCGGAAAATCGAGAAGATGCTGAAG TTCGAGAGTTCCGACAGTGATTCAGAACCGGTACCGGTGAAAATGGGCAACGGAAGTGTGAAGCATCTGGAGGATTACCCTTGCAACAACTGCACAG AGCCCGTGTCTAGTCACAGCAGTGGGAGTGAACCTCCCCGATCACCAGTTGCGGTAAAGCACGAGAAGCTAACCAAAAAGTCACAGTCTAGTCCAGCGGTAGGAGTGGCCAACAGTGTTCCACAGTTTGTTCAGGAAAGCCCCAGCATGAGCGTCCTCTCGTCCAAGCTGAACCAGGACGAACCGCTGACGCCAACCGCGCAAGAAAACAGCGTCGTGTCGGAAGTGTCCGAAACGGAAACGACCAACACGGCCACCACAACGACGACAACCACGACGAGTGACGAAATCACGGCCATCTCACGGGGAGACGAAGAGATCGCCAAGACCGAACCAACGGCAGAACCGGAAGCACAAACCGATCACGAGATGGAGGCGGAAATCACCAACAACGACGACATGACCGCCAGCGAAAACGAACCGCAACCAAAGGAATCATCCGCTAAAGAACCTACCAGCGATCCGGACACGATCGCCGAGAGTCACAACCTGAACGACGTTCCGCTGTCGAAAATCGAACCCCAAGACGTGTATCAGGTGGTGGACGCGATCCGCACCAACACCAGCCTCAGCCATGAAATGGCTTGCGTTGCACTGCGCGTCGTACTCAGCGAGCTGGAACCGCTGCTTCCCA CGATCGTCAAGCACCTGGAACCGATAGCCGTGCACCTTACCGCCCCACTCGACGTTCCGGACGCCTTACTAGCTCAAACGCATGACGCCCAGCGGCTGCGCGTCATCTTCAACGGTCTGTCCGAGTGTAAAAACGACTCGGAACAGCGCACCTGGATGCTGCACGAAGACGAAGCCGACATCAGCCGGTACCTCAGCGAACTGATCAGCATCCTCACCCACGCCGACCCCAAAATCTGCCGCAACGAAATGGCCGTCGACCACTACCAAAGCGTCATCAACCTGGTCCTGTACTACCAGATGGAAACGCGCTGGTCCATCCGGAAACTGCTACTCGAGGCGTTCAAAGCCATGTGCCACCTGGACTACACCACCGTTGACATCCTGCTCGGCTCCGTACTCCCGCTGGAAATCGTCCAGGACATGATCTCCAACGCGCGCAACGTCGAAAAGCTGCAAGAACTCGCCAACATGCTCATCATCGTGTTCTCCATCGGCAGACGAATGCCCATCAACCAGCAAG AGCACCTCCGCTCGGACTTTATCATCTTCCTGCTGAACATCATCGAGACGCCGCCGGACACGGACGTGCACGGCGTGCTACCGGACACCATGATCAACCTGATCCTGTCCTTCAACCTGCAGTTTGACAACTTTACCGAGAACGTCGTGCTGGAAGCGATGGAGCAGATCAAGACGGCGAAAACTTTTACGGAGAAGATTCTGGTGCTGATCAACCGGGAAG AGGATCCAGTACACACCTTGAAGCACACTCCAGCGCACATAAATCCGGTTCTGAAGATGCTAGTCGATCTGTTTTCGCGCCCGGAAACCGCTTCCATTTTCTACTCCAACGACCAGAGCGTCCTCATTGACATCCTGGTGCGCCAACTGTCGGACCTTTCCGCAGGAGAACCG ATCCGCAAGTGGTACCTGGAGCTGTGCCGCAAGATTGTGCGCAACACCAGCTACGCGGACCACCAGCACCGTAAGCAGGACCTGATGAAGATCTTCACCCGGATCTTCTGCGAAGAGACCGAGTGCAGCGCCGGCGATCAGCAGATTGTGCGGGAGATCGCCAACGAGTTTCCGCAGATCTTCAAGGCGTGA